A DNA window from Bos javanicus breed banteng chromosome 10, ARS-OSU_banteng_1.0, whole genome shotgun sequence contains the following coding sequences:
- the TIPIN gene encoding TIMELESS-interacting protein isoform X3, producing MIFKTSGWSGEEKMLEPQENGLTDLPDYEHIEDETFPPFPPPASPGREDGEGAEPEEESGRGAPVPVPPKRTVKRNIPKLNAERLISERGLPALRHVFEKAKFKGKGHEAEDLKTLIRHMEHWAHRLFPKLQFEDFIDRVECLGNKKEVQTCLKRIRLDLPILHEDFVSNNDEVEENNGHDVTATELDHFLTNSYGSVEFASESSRSLTEEEQQRIERNKQLALERRQAKLLSNSQSLGNDLSVNTPSTQTSEAGSTGEEQKEEESNGFNKDLLDSPHNAGAASTVNEEEQLKVEETQLDQSF from the exons atgatttttaaaacctctGGTTGGAGTGGAG aggaAAAGATGCTAGAACCACAGGAGAATGGCTTGACTGACCTACCAGATTATGAGCATATAGAAGATGAAACTTTTCCTCCgttcccacctccagcctctccaGGGAGAGAAGATGGTGAAGGCGCTGAACCTGAAGAAG AGTCAGGGAGAGGAGCGCCTGTTCCTGTACCTCCGAAGAGAACCGTTAAAAGGAATATACCCAAGCTGAACGCTGAGAG ATTAATTTCAGAGAGAGGGCTGCCAGCATTAAGGCACGTGTTTGAGAAGGCAAAATTCAAAGGAAAAGGTCATGAG GCTGAGGACTTGAAGACACTAATCAGACACATGGAGCACTGGGCACATAGGCTATTCCCTAAACTGCAATTTGAAGATTTTATTGATAGAGTTGAATGTCTgggaaataaaaaggaagttcAG acCTGTTTAAAACGAATTCGACTTGATCTCCCTATTTTACATGAAGATTTTGTTAGTAATAATG ATGAAGTAGAGGAAAATAATGGCCATGATGTAACTGCTACCGAATTAGATCACTTTCTGACAAACTCATACGGAAGTGTAGAGTTTGCTTCTGAGTCAAGTAGAAGCCTAacagaagaagaacaacaaagaaTTGAGAGAAATAAACAACTGGCCTTGGAAAGAAGACAGGCAAAGCTACTGAGTAACAGTCAGTCCCTaggaaatg ACTTGTCAGTGAACACACCCAGCACACAGACCTCTGAGGCGGGCAGTACAGGTGAGGAGCAAAAGGAGGAAGAATCAAATGGATTTAACAAAGACCTTCTAGACAGTCCACATAATGCTGGTGCTGCCAGTACTGTAAACGAAGAGGAGCAGTTAAAAGTCGAGGAAACACAACTGGACcaatccttttaa
- the DIS3L gene encoding DIS3-like exonuclease 1 isoform X1: MLQKREKVLLLRTFHGRTLRIVREHYLRPSVPCNSPLCPQPATCHNDGKLLSSDVTHYMVPDWKVVQDYLEILEFPELKGIVFMQTACQAVQHQRGRRQYNKLRNLLKDARHDCVLFANEFQQSCYLPRERGESMEKWQSRSIYNAAAWYYHHCQDRMPIVMVTEDEEAIQQYGSETGGVFVISFKNYLDNFWPDLKAAHELCESILQSRRERENESQESHGKEYPEHVPLEVLEAGIKSGRYIQGTLNVNKHRAQIEAFVRLQGASSKDSDLVSDVLIHGMKARNRSIHGDVVVVELLPKSEWKGRTTALGENDGDDKALGESPSEPMPTGRVVGILQKNWRDYVVTFPSIEEVQSQGKNAQKILVTPWDYRIPKIRISTQQAEALQDFRVVVRIDSWESTSMYPNGHFVRVLGRIGDLEGEIATILVENSISVVPFSEAQMCEMPVNTPENPWKVSSQEEREREDLRKTHLVFSIDPSGCEDVDDTLSVRALDNGNLELGVHIADVTHFVAPHSYIDIEARTRATTYYLADRRYDMLPAILSADVCSLLGGVDRYAVSVMWELDKTSYEIKKVWYGRTIIRSAYKLFYEAAQDLLDGNFSVVKDIPEFKDLDEKSRQAKLEELVWAIRKLTDIARHIRAKRDSCGALELEGVEVRIQLDEKKNIHDLIPKQPLEVHETVAECMILANHWVAKKIWESFPHQALLRRHPPPHQEFFSELRECAKAKGFFIDTRSNKALADSLDNANDPNDPIVNKLLRSMATQAMSNALYFSTGSCAEEEFHHYGLALDKYTHFTSPIRRYSDIIVHRLLMAAISKDKKMEIQENLFSNKDLEELCRHINNRNRAAQHSQKQSTELFQCMYFKDKDPETEERCISDGVIYSIRTNGVLVFIPRFGIKGAAYLRNKDGLVVSCGPDGHSEWKPGSLQRFQNKITSTTTGGESVTFHLFDHVTVRISVQTSRCHSDTIRLEIISNKPHMTPDTELLQQCSLLLKSDLVKEVTRSVEEAQLAQEVAVNITEDYQKYCQTKGRSLYTLLEEIRDLALLDVSNSYGI; this comes from the exons ACAGTATAATAAATTGCGAAATCTCCTAAAGGATGCGCGTCATGACTGTGTCCTCTTCGCTAATGAATTCCAGCAGTCCTGCTATCTCCCTCGGGAGAGAGGGGAGTCCATGGAGAAGTGGCAGAGCAG GAGCATCTACAATGCCGCCGCTTGGTACTACCACCACTGCCAGGATAGGATGCCCATCGTTATGGTGACAGAAGATGAAGAGGCAATTCAGCAGTATGGAAGTGAAACGGGAGGAGTGTTTGTGATTTCCTTCAAG AACTACCTGGACAATTTTTGGCCTGATTTAAAGGCCGCCCATGAGCTCTGTGAGTCTATCCTTCAGTCTCGACgagaaagagagaatgagagtCAGGAGAGCCATGGGAAGGAGTACCCAGAACACGTACCCCTGGAAGTGCTAGAAGCCGGCATCAAGTCTGGGCGCTACATCCAG GGAACTCTGAATGTCAACAAACACAGAGCACAAATAGAAGCTTTTGTTCGACTTCAAGGAGCCAGCAGTAAAGATTCAG ATCTCGTCAGTGACGTCCTAATCCACGGGATGAAGGCTCGAAACCGCTCAATTCATGGAGACGTGGTGGTTGTCGAACTGCTCCCTAAAAGTGAATGGAAGGGGAGAACCACCGCCCTGGGTGAGAATGACGGTGATGACAAGGCCCTGGGCGAGTCCCCAAGTGAGCCCATGCCCACAG GCAGAGTGGTAGGCATCCTTCAGAAGAACTGGCGGGACTATGTGGTGACATTTCCATCCATAGAAGAGGTCCAGTCACAGGGCAAAAATGCTCAGAAAATCCTAGTTACACCTTGGGATTACAGAATTCCCAAAATCCGAATCAGCACTCAACAAGCAGAAGCCCTCCAG GACTTCAGGGTGGTCGTGCGCATCGATTCCTGGGAGTCGACATCTATGTACCCAAATGGACATTTCGTGCGTGTTCTAGGAAGAATCGGAGATCTGGAAGGGGAAATTGCAACCATCCTGGTGGAGAACAGCATCTCAGTTGTCCCCTTTTCCGAAGCTCAG ATGTGTGAGATGCCAGTCAACACACCGGAAAATCCCTGGAAGGTAAGTTCGCAAGAGGAACGAGAACGTGAAGACCTGAGGAAAACCCACCTGGTGTTCAGCATCGACCCCAGCGGCTGTGAAGACGTGGATGACACCCTTTCAGTCCGAGCCTTGGATAATGGCAACCTGGAGCTTGGAGTCCACATTGCAGATGTGACGCACTTTGTAGCACCACACTCCTATATTGACATTGAAGCTAGGACAAG GGCCACCACTTACTACTTAGCGGACCGTCGCTATGACATGCTGCCCGCCATCCTCAGCGCTGACGTGTGCTCCCTCCTGGGAGGTGTTGATAG GTATGCTGTAAGCGTGATGTGGGAATTAGATAAGACCTCCTATGAAATTAAGAAAGTATGGTATGGCAGAACCATTATTCGATCGGCATACAAACTGTTTTATGAAGCAGCCCAAGACTTGCTGGACGGAAACTTCAGTGTTGTGAAGGATATTCCGGAATTCAAGGACCTGGATGAGAAGAGCCGACAAGCCAAGCTGGAGGAGTTAGTGTGGGCGATCAGAAAGCTAACTGACATAGCCCGCCACATCCGAGCCAAGCGAGACAGCTGCGGTGCCCTGGAGCTGGAAGGAGTGGAGGTTCGCATCCAGCTCGATGAGAAAAAGAACATTCACGACCTCATCCCCAAGCAGCCCCTGGAAGTCCACGAGACCGTGGCTGAATGCATGATCCTGGCCAACCACTGGGTAGCCAAGAAGATCTGGGAGAGCTTCCCTCATCAAGCCTTGCTGCGCCGACACCCTCCTCCACATCAGGAGTTTTTCTCCGAACTCCGAGAGTGTGCTAAAGCAAAGGGCTTCTTCATAGATACACG GTCCAATAAAGCACTGGCTGATTCTCTGGATAATGCAAATGACCCCAACGATCCCATCGTCAACAAGTTACTTCGATCAATGGCTACACAGGCCATGTCTAACGCTCTGTATTTTTCCACCGGATCATGTGCCGAGGAGGAGTTCCATCACTATG gtcTTGCATTAGATAAATATACTCACTTTACCTCTCCAATAAGAAGATACTCAGATATTATAGTACATCGATTACTAATGGCAGCCATTtcaaaagataagaaaatggaaattcaggAAAATTTATTCAGCAACAAAGATCTTGAGGAGTTATGCAGACATATCAACAACAGAAACCGA GCAGCACAGCATTCTCAGAAGCAGTCTACTGAGCTCTTCCAATGCATGTATTTTAAAGACAAAGACCCAGAAACTGAGGAGCGTTGCATATCTGATGGGGTCATTTATTCAATTAGGACAAATGGTGTGCTTGTGTTTATACCAAG GTTTGGGATTAAAGGTGCtgcttatttaagaaataaagatgGTTTAGTGGTCTCATGTGGCCCAGATGGCCATTCTGAATGGAAACCAGGATCCCTTCAACGCTTTCAAAACAAGATCACCTCTACCACAACAGGAGGGGAATCTGTTACATTCCATTTGTTTGACCATGTAACA GTGAGAATATCTGTACAGACCTCACGTTGCCATTCTGATACAATACGGCTTGAAATAATAAGCAATAAACCACACATGACACCAGATACAGAACTTTTGCAGCAGTGTTCCCTCTTGCTAAAGAGTGATTTAGTGAAAGAAGTAACTAGATCCGTGGAGGAGGCTCAGCTTGCTCAAGAAGTCGCAGTAAACATCACTGAAGATTATCAAAAATACTGCCAAACTAAGGGAAGAAGCCTGTACACACTTCTAGAGGAAATAAGAGATCTAGCTCTCCTGGACGTTTCCAACAGTTACGGCATATGA
- the TIPIN gene encoding TIMELESS-interacting protein isoform X2 has protein sequence MLEPQENGLTDLPDYEHIEDETFPPFPPPASPGREDGEESGRGAPVPVPPKRTVKRNIPKLNAERLISERGLPALRHVFEKAKFKGKGHEAEDLKTLIRHMEHWAHRLFPKLQFEDFIDRVECLGNKKEVQTCLKRIRLDLPILHEDFVSNNDEVEENNGHDVTATELDHFLTNSYGSVEFASESSRSLTEEEQQRIERNKQLALERRQAKLLSNSQSLGNDLSVNTPSTQTSEAGSTGEEQKEEESNGFNKDLLDSPHNAGAASTVNEEEQLKVEETQLDQSF, from the exons ATGCTAGAACCACAGGAGAATGGCTTGACTGACCTACCAGATTATGAGCATATAGAAGATGAAACTTTTCCTCCgttcccacctccagcctctccaGGGAGAGAAGATGGTGAAG AGTCAGGGAGAGGAGCGCCTGTTCCTGTACCTCCGAAGAGAACCGTTAAAAGGAATATACCCAAGCTGAACGCTGAGAG ATTAATTTCAGAGAGAGGGCTGCCAGCATTAAGGCACGTGTTTGAGAAGGCAAAATTCAAAGGAAAAGGTCATGAG GCTGAGGACTTGAAGACACTAATCAGACACATGGAGCACTGGGCACATAGGCTATTCCCTAAACTGCAATTTGAAGATTTTATTGATAGAGTTGAATGTCTgggaaataaaaaggaagttcAG acCTGTTTAAAACGAATTCGACTTGATCTCCCTATTTTACATGAAGATTTTGTTAGTAATAATG ATGAAGTAGAGGAAAATAATGGCCATGATGTAACTGCTACCGAATTAGATCACTTTCTGACAAACTCATACGGAAGTGTAGAGTTTGCTTCTGAGTCAAGTAGAAGCCTAacagaagaagaacaacaaagaaTTGAGAGAAATAAACAACTGGCCTTGGAAAGAAGACAGGCAAAGCTACTGAGTAACAGTCAGTCCCTaggaaatg ACTTGTCAGTGAACACACCCAGCACACAGACCTCTGAGGCGGGCAGTACAGGTGAGGAGCAAAAGGAGGAAGAATCAAATGGATTTAACAAAGACCTTCTAGACAGTCCACATAATGCTGGTGCTGCCAGTACTGTAAACGAAGAGGAGCAGTTAAAAGTCGAGGAAACACAACTGGACcaatccttttaa
- the TIPIN gene encoding TIMELESS-interacting protein isoform X1, whose translation MLEPQENGLTDLPDYEHIEDETFPPFPPPASPGREDGEGAEPEEESGRGAPVPVPPKRTVKRNIPKLNAERLISERGLPALRHVFEKAKFKGKGHEAEDLKTLIRHMEHWAHRLFPKLQFEDFIDRVECLGNKKEVQTCLKRIRLDLPILHEDFVSNNDEVEENNGHDVTATELDHFLTNSYGSVEFASESSRSLTEEEQQRIERNKQLALERRQAKLLSNSQSLGNDLSVNTPSTQTSEAGSTGEEQKEEESNGFNKDLLDSPHNAGAASTVNEEEQLKVEETQLDQSF comes from the exons ATGCTAGAACCACAGGAGAATGGCTTGACTGACCTACCAGATTATGAGCATATAGAAGATGAAACTTTTCCTCCgttcccacctccagcctctccaGGGAGAGAAGATGGTGAAGGCGCTGAACCTGAAGAAG AGTCAGGGAGAGGAGCGCCTGTTCCTGTACCTCCGAAGAGAACCGTTAAAAGGAATATACCCAAGCTGAACGCTGAGAG ATTAATTTCAGAGAGAGGGCTGCCAGCATTAAGGCACGTGTTTGAGAAGGCAAAATTCAAAGGAAAAGGTCATGAG GCTGAGGACTTGAAGACACTAATCAGACACATGGAGCACTGGGCACATAGGCTATTCCCTAAACTGCAATTTGAAGATTTTATTGATAGAGTTGAATGTCTgggaaataaaaaggaagttcAG acCTGTTTAAAACGAATTCGACTTGATCTCCCTATTTTACATGAAGATTTTGTTAGTAATAATG ATGAAGTAGAGGAAAATAATGGCCATGATGTAACTGCTACCGAATTAGATCACTTTCTGACAAACTCATACGGAAGTGTAGAGTTTGCTTCTGAGTCAAGTAGAAGCCTAacagaagaagaacaacaaagaaTTGAGAGAAATAAACAACTGGCCTTGGAAAGAAGACAGGCAAAGCTACTGAGTAACAGTCAGTCCCTaggaaatg ACTTGTCAGTGAACACACCCAGCACACAGACCTCTGAGGCGGGCAGTACAGGTGAGGAGCAAAAGGAGGAAGAATCAAATGGATTTAACAAAGACCTTCTAGACAGTCCACATAATGCTGGTGCTGCCAGTACTGTAAACGAAGAGGAGCAGTTAAAAGTCGAGGAAACACAACTGGACcaatccttttaa
- the DIS3L gene encoding DIS3-like exonuclease 1 isoform X3 translates to MTVMTRPWASPQVSPCPQDFRVVVRIDSWESTSMYPNGHFVRVLGRIGDLEGEIATILVENSISVVPFSEAQMCEMPVNTPENPWKVSSQEEREREDLRKTHLVFSIDPSGCEDVDDTLSVRALDNGNLELGVHIADVTHFVAPHSYIDIEARTRATTYYLADRRYDMLPAILSADVCSLLGGVDRYAVSVMWELDKTSYEIKKVWYGRTIIRSAYKLFYEAAQDLLDGNFSVVKDIPEFKDLDEKSRQAKLEELVWAIRKLTDIARHIRAKRDSCGALELEGVEVRIQLDEKKNIHDLIPKQPLEVHETVAECMILANHWVAKKIWESFPHQALLRRHPPPHQEFFSELRECAKAKGFFIDTRSNKALADSLDNANDPNDPIVNKLLRSMATQAMSNALYFSTGSCAEEEFHHYGLALDKYTHFTSPIRRYSDIIVHRLLMAAISKDKKMEIQENLFSNKDLEELCRHINNRNRAAQHSQKQSTELFQCMYFKDKDPETEERCISDGVIYSIRTNGVLVFIPRFGIKGAAYLRNKDGLVVSCGPDGHSEWKPGSLQRFQNKITSTTTGGESVTFHLFDHVTVRISVQTSRCHSDTIRLEIISNKPHMTPDTELLQQCSLLLKSDLVKEVTRSVEEAQLAQEVAVNITEDYQKYCQTKGRSLYTLLEEIRDLALLDVSNSYGI, encoded by the exons ATGACGGTGATGACAAGGCCCTGGGCGAGTCCCCAAGTGAGCCCATGCCCACAG GACTTCAGGGTGGTCGTGCGCATCGATTCCTGGGAGTCGACATCTATGTACCCAAATGGACATTTCGTGCGTGTTCTAGGAAGAATCGGAGATCTGGAAGGGGAAATTGCAACCATCCTGGTGGAGAACAGCATCTCAGTTGTCCCCTTTTCCGAAGCTCAG ATGTGTGAGATGCCAGTCAACACACCGGAAAATCCCTGGAAGGTAAGTTCGCAAGAGGAACGAGAACGTGAAGACCTGAGGAAAACCCACCTGGTGTTCAGCATCGACCCCAGCGGCTGTGAAGACGTGGATGACACCCTTTCAGTCCGAGCCTTGGATAATGGCAACCTGGAGCTTGGAGTCCACATTGCAGATGTGACGCACTTTGTAGCACCACACTCCTATATTGACATTGAAGCTAGGACAAG GGCCACCACTTACTACTTAGCGGACCGTCGCTATGACATGCTGCCCGCCATCCTCAGCGCTGACGTGTGCTCCCTCCTGGGAGGTGTTGATAG GTATGCTGTAAGCGTGATGTGGGAATTAGATAAGACCTCCTATGAAATTAAGAAAGTATGGTATGGCAGAACCATTATTCGATCGGCATACAAACTGTTTTATGAAGCAGCCCAAGACTTGCTGGACGGAAACTTCAGTGTTGTGAAGGATATTCCGGAATTCAAGGACCTGGATGAGAAGAGCCGACAAGCCAAGCTGGAGGAGTTAGTGTGGGCGATCAGAAAGCTAACTGACATAGCCCGCCACATCCGAGCCAAGCGAGACAGCTGCGGTGCCCTGGAGCTGGAAGGAGTGGAGGTTCGCATCCAGCTCGATGAGAAAAAGAACATTCACGACCTCATCCCCAAGCAGCCCCTGGAAGTCCACGAGACCGTGGCTGAATGCATGATCCTGGCCAACCACTGGGTAGCCAAGAAGATCTGGGAGAGCTTCCCTCATCAAGCCTTGCTGCGCCGACACCCTCCTCCACATCAGGAGTTTTTCTCCGAACTCCGAGAGTGTGCTAAAGCAAAGGGCTTCTTCATAGATACACG GTCCAATAAAGCACTGGCTGATTCTCTGGATAATGCAAATGACCCCAACGATCCCATCGTCAACAAGTTACTTCGATCAATGGCTACACAGGCCATGTCTAACGCTCTGTATTTTTCCACCGGATCATGTGCCGAGGAGGAGTTCCATCACTATG gtcTTGCATTAGATAAATATACTCACTTTACCTCTCCAATAAGAAGATACTCAGATATTATAGTACATCGATTACTAATGGCAGCCATTtcaaaagataagaaaatggaaattcaggAAAATTTATTCAGCAACAAAGATCTTGAGGAGTTATGCAGACATATCAACAACAGAAACCGA GCAGCACAGCATTCTCAGAAGCAGTCTACTGAGCTCTTCCAATGCATGTATTTTAAAGACAAAGACCCAGAAACTGAGGAGCGTTGCATATCTGATGGGGTCATTTATTCAATTAGGACAAATGGTGTGCTTGTGTTTATACCAAG GTTTGGGATTAAAGGTGCtgcttatttaagaaataaagatgGTTTAGTGGTCTCATGTGGCCCAGATGGCCATTCTGAATGGAAACCAGGATCCCTTCAACGCTTTCAAAACAAGATCACCTCTACCACAACAGGAGGGGAATCTGTTACATTCCATTTGTTTGACCATGTAACA GTGAGAATATCTGTACAGACCTCACGTTGCCATTCTGATACAATACGGCTTGAAATAATAAGCAATAAACCACACATGACACCAGATACAGAACTTTTGCAGCAGTGTTCCCTCTTGCTAAAGAGTGATTTAGTGAAAGAAGTAACTAGATCCGTGGAGGAGGCTCAGCTTGCTCAAGAAGTCGCAGTAAACATCACTGAAGATTATCAAAAATACTGCCAAACTAAGGGAAGAAGCCTGTACACACTTCTAGAGGAAATAAGAGATCTAGCTCTCCTGGACGTTTCCAACAGTTACGGCATATGA
- the DIS3L gene encoding DIS3-like exonuclease 1 isoform X2, producing MPVNLSRDYWSLLPAQLVDQVSMNYLDNFWPDLKAAHELCESILQSRRERENESQESHGKEYPEHVPLEVLEAGIKSGRYIQGTLNVNKHRAQIEAFVRLQGASSKDSDLVSDVLIHGMKARNRSIHGDVVVVELLPKSEWKGRTTALGENDGDDKALGESPSEPMPTGRVVGILQKNWRDYVVTFPSIEEVQSQGKNAQKILVTPWDYRIPKIRISTQQAEALQDFRVVVRIDSWESTSMYPNGHFVRVLGRIGDLEGEIATILVENSISVVPFSEAQMCEMPVNTPENPWKVSSQEEREREDLRKTHLVFSIDPSGCEDVDDTLSVRALDNGNLELGVHIADVTHFVAPHSYIDIEARTRATTYYLADRRYDMLPAILSADVCSLLGGVDRYAVSVMWELDKTSYEIKKVWYGRTIIRSAYKLFYEAAQDLLDGNFSVVKDIPEFKDLDEKSRQAKLEELVWAIRKLTDIARHIRAKRDSCGALELEGVEVRIQLDEKKNIHDLIPKQPLEVHETVAECMILANHWVAKKIWESFPHQALLRRHPPPHQEFFSELRECAKAKGFFIDTRSNKALADSLDNANDPNDPIVNKLLRSMATQAMSNALYFSTGSCAEEEFHHYGLALDKYTHFTSPIRRYSDIIVHRLLMAAISKDKKMEIQENLFSNKDLEELCRHINNRNRAAQHSQKQSTELFQCMYFKDKDPETEERCISDGVIYSIRTNGVLVFIPRFGIKGAAYLRNKDGLVVSCGPDGHSEWKPGSLQRFQNKITSTTTGGESVTFHLFDHVTVRISVQTSRCHSDTIRLEIISNKPHMTPDTELLQQCSLLLKSDLVKEVTRSVEEAQLAQEVAVNITEDYQKYCQTKGRSLYTLLEEIRDLALLDVSNSYGI from the exons ATGCCTGTTAATCTCTCAAGAGATTACTGGTCACTTCTGCCTGCCCAGTTGGTCGATCAGGTTTCAATG AACTACCTGGACAATTTTTGGCCTGATTTAAAGGCCGCCCATGAGCTCTGTGAGTCTATCCTTCAGTCTCGACgagaaagagagaatgagagtCAGGAGAGCCATGGGAAGGAGTACCCAGAACACGTACCCCTGGAAGTGCTAGAAGCCGGCATCAAGTCTGGGCGCTACATCCAG GGAACTCTGAATGTCAACAAACACAGAGCACAAATAGAAGCTTTTGTTCGACTTCAAGGAGCCAGCAGTAAAGATTCAG ATCTCGTCAGTGACGTCCTAATCCACGGGATGAAGGCTCGAAACCGCTCAATTCATGGAGACGTGGTGGTTGTCGAACTGCTCCCTAAAAGTGAATGGAAGGGGAGAACCACCGCCCTGGGTGAGAATGACGGTGATGACAAGGCCCTGGGCGAGTCCCCAAGTGAGCCCATGCCCACAG GCAGAGTGGTAGGCATCCTTCAGAAGAACTGGCGGGACTATGTGGTGACATTTCCATCCATAGAAGAGGTCCAGTCACAGGGCAAAAATGCTCAGAAAATCCTAGTTACACCTTGGGATTACAGAATTCCCAAAATCCGAATCAGCACTCAACAAGCAGAAGCCCTCCAG GACTTCAGGGTGGTCGTGCGCATCGATTCCTGGGAGTCGACATCTATGTACCCAAATGGACATTTCGTGCGTGTTCTAGGAAGAATCGGAGATCTGGAAGGGGAAATTGCAACCATCCTGGTGGAGAACAGCATCTCAGTTGTCCCCTTTTCCGAAGCTCAG ATGTGTGAGATGCCAGTCAACACACCGGAAAATCCCTGGAAGGTAAGTTCGCAAGAGGAACGAGAACGTGAAGACCTGAGGAAAACCCACCTGGTGTTCAGCATCGACCCCAGCGGCTGTGAAGACGTGGATGACACCCTTTCAGTCCGAGCCTTGGATAATGGCAACCTGGAGCTTGGAGTCCACATTGCAGATGTGACGCACTTTGTAGCACCACACTCCTATATTGACATTGAAGCTAGGACAAG GGCCACCACTTACTACTTAGCGGACCGTCGCTATGACATGCTGCCCGCCATCCTCAGCGCTGACGTGTGCTCCCTCCTGGGAGGTGTTGATAG GTATGCTGTAAGCGTGATGTGGGAATTAGATAAGACCTCCTATGAAATTAAGAAAGTATGGTATGGCAGAACCATTATTCGATCGGCATACAAACTGTTTTATGAAGCAGCCCAAGACTTGCTGGACGGAAACTTCAGTGTTGTGAAGGATATTCCGGAATTCAAGGACCTGGATGAGAAGAGCCGACAAGCCAAGCTGGAGGAGTTAGTGTGGGCGATCAGAAAGCTAACTGACATAGCCCGCCACATCCGAGCCAAGCGAGACAGCTGCGGTGCCCTGGAGCTGGAAGGAGTGGAGGTTCGCATCCAGCTCGATGAGAAAAAGAACATTCACGACCTCATCCCCAAGCAGCCCCTGGAAGTCCACGAGACCGTGGCTGAATGCATGATCCTGGCCAACCACTGGGTAGCCAAGAAGATCTGGGAGAGCTTCCCTCATCAAGCCTTGCTGCGCCGACACCCTCCTCCACATCAGGAGTTTTTCTCCGAACTCCGAGAGTGTGCTAAAGCAAAGGGCTTCTTCATAGATACACG GTCCAATAAAGCACTGGCTGATTCTCTGGATAATGCAAATGACCCCAACGATCCCATCGTCAACAAGTTACTTCGATCAATGGCTACACAGGCCATGTCTAACGCTCTGTATTTTTCCACCGGATCATGTGCCGAGGAGGAGTTCCATCACTATG gtcTTGCATTAGATAAATATACTCACTTTACCTCTCCAATAAGAAGATACTCAGATATTATAGTACATCGATTACTAATGGCAGCCATTtcaaaagataagaaaatggaaattcaggAAAATTTATTCAGCAACAAAGATCTTGAGGAGTTATGCAGACATATCAACAACAGAAACCGA GCAGCACAGCATTCTCAGAAGCAGTCTACTGAGCTCTTCCAATGCATGTATTTTAAAGACAAAGACCCAGAAACTGAGGAGCGTTGCATATCTGATGGGGTCATTTATTCAATTAGGACAAATGGTGTGCTTGTGTTTATACCAAG GTTTGGGATTAAAGGTGCtgcttatttaagaaataaagatgGTTTAGTGGTCTCATGTGGCCCAGATGGCCATTCTGAATGGAAACCAGGATCCCTTCAACGCTTTCAAAACAAGATCACCTCTACCACAACAGGAGGGGAATCTGTTACATTCCATTTGTTTGACCATGTAACA GTGAGAATATCTGTACAGACCTCACGTTGCCATTCTGATACAATACGGCTTGAAATAATAAGCAATAAACCACACATGACACCAGATACAGAACTTTTGCAGCAGTGTTCCCTCTTGCTAAAGAGTGATTTAGTGAAAGAAGTAACTAGATCCGTGGAGGAGGCTCAGCTTGCTCAAGAAGTCGCAGTAAACATCACTGAAGATTATCAAAAATACTGCCAAACTAAGGGAAGAAGCCTGTACACACTTCTAGAGGAAATAAGAGATCTAGCTCTCCTGGACGTTTCCAACAGTTACGGCATATGA